The proteins below come from a single Alosa sapidissima isolate fAloSap1 chromosome 23, fAloSap1.pri, whole genome shotgun sequence genomic window:
- the parp12b gene encoding protein mono-ADP-ribosyltransferase PARP12b isoform X2 translates to MDAGEHLLLGGESALRKPTHQNTSFRFRQLESQHGTEFRSRCIRNSNKMSNYARVIHHATSILCSNKGAMDLLQLYRKVYQRFGTEEDDFWYIVKKCPRFAIVKTRERTTGGEWGSDCVVVAKTSLRLCKNYSKQECEDCQELHLCKYFVYGNCRYGKGRKPCKYSHDVQSEHNYRLLRECTLHELHEDELFLLLLQNDPSLLPEVKYSTHTHTHTYNYKMPEKYIHCSCRCSTQLPIFTPFGLLGILLLYLRPCCHITARLEALLGISIWSCHITARLEALWSGHITARLEALLGISICYGHITARLEALLGISIWYGHIIARLEALWSGHITAKLEALLGISIWSGHITARLEALLGISIWYGHITARLEALLGISIWYGHITARLEALWSGHITARLEALLGISIWSDHITARLEALLGISIPRHLKLYSARPVYKHALTYSMNPLKTKHTH, encoded by the exons ATGGATGCCGGGGAACACCTCCTTCTTGGGGGCGAGTCCGCACTCCGCAAACCGACGCATCAAAACACGAGCTTCCGCTTTCGCCAGCTGGAGTCACAGCACGGCACCGAATTCCGGTCGAGGTGCATAAGAAACTCTAATAAAATGTCGAACTACGCAAGAGTTATTCATCATGCCACCAGTATATTATGCTCGAACAAAGGCGCCATGGACTTGCTGCAGCTCTATCGCAAAGTCTACCAGCGTTTTGGTACCGAAGAAGACGATTTTTGGTACATCGTCAAGAAATGTCCCAGGTTCGCAATAGTGAAGACCAGAGAGCGAACAACGGGAGGAGAGTGGGGGTCCGACTGCGTCGTTGTTGCCAAAACATCTCTTCGGCTGTGTAAGAACTACTCTAAGCAAGAATGCGAGGACTGTCAAGAACTCCATCTTTGCAAATATTTTGTGTATGGAAACTGTCGCTATGGCAAAGGCAG gaagcCGTGTAAGTACTCCCATGACGTGCAGTCGGAACATAACTACCGGCTGCTGAGGGAGTGCACCCTTCACGAACTCCACGAGGACGAGCtcttcctgctgctgctgcagaatGACCCCTCCCTGCTGCCAGAGGTaaaatacagcacacacacacacacacacacatacaattacaAAATGCCAGAAAAGTATATTCACTGTAGCTGTAGATGCTCCACCCAGCTTCCAATTTTTACACCATTTGGTCTGTTGGGCATATTACTGCTATACTTGAGGCCCTGTTGTCATATTACTGCTAGACTTGAGGCCCTGTTGGGCATATCCATTTGGTCTTGTCATATTACTGCTAGACTTGAGGCCCTTTGGTCTGGTCATATTACTGCTAGACTTGAGGCCCTGTTGGGCATATCTATTTGCTATGGTCATATTACTGCTAGACTTGAG GCCCTGTTGGGCATATCTATTTGGTATGGTCATATTATTGCTAGACTTGAGGCCCTTTGGTCTGGTCATATTACTGCTAAACTTGAGGCCCTGTTGGGCATATCTATTTGGTCTGGTCATATTACTGCTAGACTTGAGGCCCTGTTGGGCATATCTATTTGGTATGGTCATATTACTGCTAGACTTGAGGCCCTGTTGGGCATATCTATTTGGTATGGTCATATTACTGCTAGACTTGAGGCCCTTTGGTCTGGTCATATTACTGCTAGACTTGAGGCCCTGTTGGGCATATCCATTTGGTCTGATCATATTACTGCTAGACTTGAGGCCTTGTTGGGCATATCTATTCCGAGACACCTGAAACTATACAGTGCTAGACCTGTATATAAACACGCACTCACATACTCAATGAATCCCCTcaagaccaaacacacacactaa
- the parp12b gene encoding protein mono-ADP-ribosyltransferase PARP12b isoform X6, with protein MDAGEHLLLGGESALRKPTHQNTSFRFRQLESQHGTEFRSRCIRNSNKMSNYARVIHHATSILCSNKGAMDLLQLYRKVYQRFGTEEDDFWYIVKKCPRFAIVKTRERTTGGEWGSDCVVVAKTSLRLCKNYSKQECEDCQELHLCKYFVYGNCRYGKGRKPCKYSHDVQSEHNYRLLRECTLHELHEDELFLLLLQNDPSLLPEVKYSTHTHTHTYNYKMPEKYIHCSCRCSTQLPIFTPFGLLGILLLYLRPCCHITARLEALLGISIWSCHITARLEALWSGHITARLEALLGISICYGHITARLEALWSGHITARLEALLGISIWSGHITARLEALLGISIWYGHITARLEALLGISIWYGHITARLEALWSGHITARLEALLGISIWSDHITARLEALLGISIPRHLKLYSARPVYKHALTYSMNPLKTKHTH; from the exons ATGGATGCCGGGGAACACCTCCTTCTTGGGGGCGAGTCCGCACTCCGCAAACCGACGCATCAAAACACGAGCTTCCGCTTTCGCCAGCTGGAGTCACAGCACGGCACCGAATTCCGGTCGAGGTGCATAAGAAACTCTAATAAAATGTCGAACTACGCAAGAGTTATTCATCATGCCACCAGTATATTATGCTCGAACAAAGGCGCCATGGACTTGCTGCAGCTCTATCGCAAAGTCTACCAGCGTTTTGGTACCGAAGAAGACGATTTTTGGTACATCGTCAAGAAATGTCCCAGGTTCGCAATAGTGAAGACCAGAGAGCGAACAACGGGAGGAGAGTGGGGGTCCGACTGCGTCGTTGTTGCCAAAACATCTCTTCGGCTGTGTAAGAACTACTCTAAGCAAGAATGCGAGGACTGTCAAGAACTCCATCTTTGCAAATATTTTGTGTATGGAAACTGTCGCTATGGCAAAGGCAG gaagcCGTGTAAGTACTCCCATGACGTGCAGTCGGAACATAACTACCGGCTGCTGAGGGAGTGCACCCTTCACGAACTCCACGAGGACGAGCtcttcctgctgctgctgcagaatGACCCCTCCCTGCTGCCAGAGGTaaaatacagcacacacacacacacacacacatacaattacaAAATGCCAGAAAAGTATATTCACTGTAGCTGTAGATGCTCCACCCAGCTTCCAATTTTTACACCATTTGGTCTGTTGGGCATATTACTGCTATACTTGAGGCCCTGTTGTCATATTACTGCTAGACTTGAGGCCCTGTTGGGCATATCCATTTGGTCTTGTCATATTACTGCTAGACTTGAGGCCCTTTGGTCTGGTCATATTACTGCTAGACTTGAGGCCCTGTTGGGCATATCTATTTGCTATGGTCATATTACTGCTAGACTTGAGGCCCTTTGGTCTGGTCATATTACTGCTAGACTTGAGGCCCTGTTGGGCATATCTATTTG GTCTGGTCATATTACTGCTAGACTTGAGGCCCTGTTGGGCATATCTATTTGGTATGGTCATATTACTGCTAGACTTGAGGCCCTGTTGGGCATATCTATTTGGTATGGTCATATTACTGCTAGACTTGAGGCCCTTTGGTCTGGTCATATTACTGCTAGACTTGAGGCCCTGTTGGGCATATCCATTTGGTCTGATCATATTACTGCTAGACTTGAGGCCTTGTTGGGCATATCTATTCCGAGACACCTGAAACTATACAGTGCTAGACCTGTATATAAACACGCACTCACATACTCAATGAATCCCCTcaagaccaaacacacacactaa
- the parp12b gene encoding protein mono-ADP-ribosyltransferase PARP12b isoform X5, translating to MDAGEHLLLGGESALRKPTHQNTSFRFRQLESQHGTEFRSRCIRNSNKMSNYARVIHHATSILCSNKGAMDLLQLYRKVYQRFGTEEDDFWYIVKKCPRFAIVKTRERTTGGEWGSDCVVVAKTSLRLCKNYSKQECEDCQELHLCKYFVYGNCRYGKGRKPCKYSHDVQSEHNYRLLRECTLHELHEDELFLLLLQNDPSLLPEVKYSTHTHTHTYNYKMPEKYIHCSCRCSTQLPIFTPFGLLGILLLYLRPCCHITARLEALLGISIWSCHITARLEALWSGHITARLEALLGISICYGHITARLEALWSGHITARLEALLGISIWYGHIIARLEALWSGHITAKLEALLGISIWSGHITARLEALLGISIWYGHITARLEALWSGHITARLEALLGISIWSDHITARLEALLGISIPRHLKLYSARPVYKHALTYSMNPLKTKHTH from the exons ATGGATGCCGGGGAACACCTCCTTCTTGGGGGCGAGTCCGCACTCCGCAAACCGACGCATCAAAACACGAGCTTCCGCTTTCGCCAGCTGGAGTCACAGCACGGCACCGAATTCCGGTCGAGGTGCATAAGAAACTCTAATAAAATGTCGAACTACGCAAGAGTTATTCATCATGCCACCAGTATATTATGCTCGAACAAAGGCGCCATGGACTTGCTGCAGCTCTATCGCAAAGTCTACCAGCGTTTTGGTACCGAAGAAGACGATTTTTGGTACATCGTCAAGAAATGTCCCAGGTTCGCAATAGTGAAGACCAGAGAGCGAACAACGGGAGGAGAGTGGGGGTCCGACTGCGTCGTTGTTGCCAAAACATCTCTTCGGCTGTGTAAGAACTACTCTAAGCAAGAATGCGAGGACTGTCAAGAACTCCATCTTTGCAAATATTTTGTGTATGGAAACTGTCGCTATGGCAAAGGCAG gaagcCGTGTAAGTACTCCCATGACGTGCAGTCGGAACATAACTACCGGCTGCTGAGGGAGTGCACCCTTCACGAACTCCACGAGGACGAGCtcttcctgctgctgctgcagaatGACCCCTCCCTGCTGCCAGAGGTaaaatacagcacacacacacacacacacacatacaattacaAAATGCCAGAAAAGTATATTCACTGTAGCTGTAGATGCTCCACCCAGCTTCCAATTTTTACACCATTTGGTCTGTTGGGCATATTACTGCTATACTTGAGGCCCTGTTGTCATATTACTGCTAGACTTGAGGCCCTGTTGGGCATATCCATTTGGTCTTGTCATATTACTGCTAGACTTGAGGCCCTTTGGTCTGGTCATATTACTGCTAGACTTGAGGCCCTGTTGGGCATATCTATTTGCTATGGTCATATTACTGCTAGACTTGAGGCCCTTTGGTCTGGTCATATTACTGCTAGACTTGAGGCCCTGTTGGGCATATCTATTTGGTATGGTCATATTATTGCTAGACTTGAGGCCCTTTGGTCTGGTCATATTACTGCTAAACTTGAGGCCCTGTTGGGCATATCTATTTGGTCTGGTCATATTACTGCTAGACTTGAGGCCCTGTTGGGCATATCTATTTGGTATGGTCATATTACTGCTAGACTTGAG GCCCTTTGGTCTGGTCATATTACTGCTAGACTTGAGGCCCTGTTGGGCATATCCATTTGGTCTGATCATATTACTGCTAGACTTGAGGCCTTGTTGGGCATATCTATTCCGAGACACCTGAAACTATACAGTGCTAGACCTGTATATAAACACGCACTCACATACTCAATGAATCCCCTcaagaccaaacacacacactaa
- the parp12b gene encoding protein mono-ADP-ribosyltransferase PARP12b isoform X7, translating to MDAGEHLLLGGESALRKPTHQNTSFRFRQLESQHGTEFRSRCIRNSNKMSNYARVIHHATSILCSNKGAMDLLQLYRKVYQRFGTEEDDFWYIVKKCPRFAIVKTRERTTGGEWGSDCVVVAKTSLRLCKNYSKQECEDCQELHLCKYFVYGNCRYGKGRKPCKYSHDVQSEHNYRLLRECTLHELHEDELFLLLLQNDPSLLPEVKYSTHTHTHTYNYKMPEKYIHCSCRCSTQLPIFTPFGLLGILLLYLRPCCHITARLEALLGISIWSCHITARLEALWSGHITARLEALLGISICYGHITARLEALWSGHITARLEALLGISIWYGHIIARLEALWSGHITAKLEALLGISIWSGHITARLEALLGISIWYGHITARLEALLGISIWSDHITARLEALLGISIPRHLKLYSARPVYKHALTYSMNPLKTKHTH from the exons ATGGATGCCGGGGAACACCTCCTTCTTGGGGGCGAGTCCGCACTCCGCAAACCGACGCATCAAAACACGAGCTTCCGCTTTCGCCAGCTGGAGTCACAGCACGGCACCGAATTCCGGTCGAGGTGCATAAGAAACTCTAATAAAATGTCGAACTACGCAAGAGTTATTCATCATGCCACCAGTATATTATGCTCGAACAAAGGCGCCATGGACTTGCTGCAGCTCTATCGCAAAGTCTACCAGCGTTTTGGTACCGAAGAAGACGATTTTTGGTACATCGTCAAGAAATGTCCCAGGTTCGCAATAGTGAAGACCAGAGAGCGAACAACGGGAGGAGAGTGGGGGTCCGACTGCGTCGTTGTTGCCAAAACATCTCTTCGGCTGTGTAAGAACTACTCTAAGCAAGAATGCGAGGACTGTCAAGAACTCCATCTTTGCAAATATTTTGTGTATGGAAACTGTCGCTATGGCAAAGGCAG gaagcCGTGTAAGTACTCCCATGACGTGCAGTCGGAACATAACTACCGGCTGCTGAGGGAGTGCACCCTTCACGAACTCCACGAGGACGAGCtcttcctgctgctgctgcagaatGACCCCTCCCTGCTGCCAGAGGTaaaatacagcacacacacacacacacacacatacaattacaAAATGCCAGAAAAGTATATTCACTGTAGCTGTAGATGCTCCACCCAGCTTCCAATTTTTACACCATTTGGTCTGTTGGGCATATTACTGCTATACTTGAGGCCCTGTTGTCATATTACTGCTAGACTTGAGGCCCTGTTGGGCATATCCATTTGGTCTTGTCATATTACTGCTAGACTTGAGGCCCTTTGGTCTGGTCATATTACTGCTAGACTTGAGGCCCTGTTGGGCATATCTATTTGCTATGGTCATATTACTGCTAGACTTGAGGCCCTTTGGTCTGGTCATATTACTGCTAGACTTGAGGCCCTGTTGGGCATATCTATTTGGTATGGTCATATTATTGCTAGACTTGAGGCCCTTTGGTCTGGTCATATTACTGCTAAACTTGAGGCCCTGTTGGGCATATCTATTTGGTCTGGTCATATTACTGCTAGACTTGAGGCCCTGTTGGGCATATCTATTTGGTATGGTCATATTACTGCTAGACTTGAG GCCCTGTTGGGCATATCCATTTGGTCTGATCATATTACTGCTAGACTTGAGGCCTTGTTGGGCATATCTATTCCGAGACACCTGAAACTATACAGTGCTAGACCTGTATATAAACACGCACTCACATACTCAATGAATCCCCTcaagaccaaacacacacactaa
- the parp12b gene encoding protein mono-ADP-ribosyltransferase PARP12b isoform X3 gives MDAGEHLLLGGESALRKPTHQNTSFRFRQLESQHGTEFRSRCIRNSNKMSNYARVIHHATSILCSNKGAMDLLQLYRKVYQRFGTEEDDFWYIVKKCPRFAIVKTRERTTGGEWGSDCVVVAKTSLRLCKNYSKQECEDCQELHLCKYFVYGNCRYGKGRKPCKYSHDVQSEHNYRLLRECTLHELHEDELFLLLLQNDPSLLPEVKYSTHTHTHTYNYKMPEKYIHCSCRCSTQLPIFTPFGLLGILLLYLRPCCHITARLEALLGISIWSCHITARLEALWSGHITARLEALLGISICYGHITARLEALWSGHITARLEALLGISIWYGHIIARLEALLGISIWSGHITARLEALLGISIWYGHITARLEALLGISIWYGHITARLEALWSGHITARLEALLGISIWSDHITARLEALLGISIPRHLKLYSARPVYKHALTYSMNPLKTKHTH, from the exons ATGGATGCCGGGGAACACCTCCTTCTTGGGGGCGAGTCCGCACTCCGCAAACCGACGCATCAAAACACGAGCTTCCGCTTTCGCCAGCTGGAGTCACAGCACGGCACCGAATTCCGGTCGAGGTGCATAAGAAACTCTAATAAAATGTCGAACTACGCAAGAGTTATTCATCATGCCACCAGTATATTATGCTCGAACAAAGGCGCCATGGACTTGCTGCAGCTCTATCGCAAAGTCTACCAGCGTTTTGGTACCGAAGAAGACGATTTTTGGTACATCGTCAAGAAATGTCCCAGGTTCGCAATAGTGAAGACCAGAGAGCGAACAACGGGAGGAGAGTGGGGGTCCGACTGCGTCGTTGTTGCCAAAACATCTCTTCGGCTGTGTAAGAACTACTCTAAGCAAGAATGCGAGGACTGTCAAGAACTCCATCTTTGCAAATATTTTGTGTATGGAAACTGTCGCTATGGCAAAGGCAG gaagcCGTGTAAGTACTCCCATGACGTGCAGTCGGAACATAACTACCGGCTGCTGAGGGAGTGCACCCTTCACGAACTCCACGAGGACGAGCtcttcctgctgctgctgcagaatGACCCCTCCCTGCTGCCAGAGGTaaaatacagcacacacacacacacacacacatacaattacaAAATGCCAGAAAAGTATATTCACTGTAGCTGTAGATGCTCCACCCAGCTTCCAATTTTTACACCATTTGGTCTGTTGGGCATATTACTGCTATACTTGAGGCCCTGTTGTCATATTACTGCTAGACTTGAGGCCCTGTTGGGCATATCCATTTGGTCTTGTCATATTACTGCTAGACTTGAGGCCCTTTGGTCTGGTCATATTACTGCTAGACTTGAGGCCCTGTTGGGCATATCTATTTGCTATGGTCATATTACTGCTAGACTTGAGGCCCTTTGGTCTGGTCATATTACTGCTAGACTTGAGGCCCTGTTGGGCATATCTATTTGGTATGGTCATATTATTGCTAGACTTGAG GCCCTGTTGGGCATATCTATTTGGTCTGGTCATATTACTGCTAGACTTGAGGCCCTGTTGGGCATATCTATTTGGTATGGTCATATTACTGCTAGACTTGAGGCCCTGTTGGGCATATCTATTTGGTATGGTCATATTACTGCTAGACTTGAGGCCCTTTGGTCTGGTCATATTACTGCTAGACTTGAGGCCCTGTTGGGCATATCCATTTGGTCTGATCATATTACTGCTAGACTTGAGGCCTTGTTGGGCATATCTATTCCGAGACACCTGAAACTATACAGTGCTAGACCTGTATATAAACACGCACTCACATACTCAATGAATCCCCTcaagaccaaacacacacactaa
- the parp12b gene encoding protein mono-ADP-ribosyltransferase PARP12b isoform X4, whose amino-acid sequence MDAGEHLLLGGESALRKPTHQNTSFRFRQLESQHGTEFRSRCIRNSNKMSNYARVIHHATSILCSNKGAMDLLQLYRKVYQRFGTEEDDFWYIVKKCPRFAIVKTRERTTGGEWGSDCVVVAKTSLRLCKNYSKQECEDCQELHLCKYFVYGNCRYGKGRKPCKYSHDVQSEHNYRLLRECTLHELHEDELFLLLLQNDPSLLPEVKYSTHTHTHTYNYKMPEKYIHCSCRCSTQLPIFTPFGLLGILLLYLRPCCHITARLEALLGISIWSCHITARLEALWSGHITARLEALLGISICYGHITARLEALWSGHITARLEALLGISIWYGHIIARLEALWSGHITAKLEALLGISIWSGHITARLEALLGISIWYGHITARLEALLGISIWYGHITARLEALLGISIWSDHITARLEALLGISIPRHLKLYSARPVYKHALTYSMNPLKTKHTH is encoded by the exons ATGGATGCCGGGGAACACCTCCTTCTTGGGGGCGAGTCCGCACTCCGCAAACCGACGCATCAAAACACGAGCTTCCGCTTTCGCCAGCTGGAGTCACAGCACGGCACCGAATTCCGGTCGAGGTGCATAAGAAACTCTAATAAAATGTCGAACTACGCAAGAGTTATTCATCATGCCACCAGTATATTATGCTCGAACAAAGGCGCCATGGACTTGCTGCAGCTCTATCGCAAAGTCTACCAGCGTTTTGGTACCGAAGAAGACGATTTTTGGTACATCGTCAAGAAATGTCCCAGGTTCGCAATAGTGAAGACCAGAGAGCGAACAACGGGAGGAGAGTGGGGGTCCGACTGCGTCGTTGTTGCCAAAACATCTCTTCGGCTGTGTAAGAACTACTCTAAGCAAGAATGCGAGGACTGTCAAGAACTCCATCTTTGCAAATATTTTGTGTATGGAAACTGTCGCTATGGCAAAGGCAG gaagcCGTGTAAGTACTCCCATGACGTGCAGTCGGAACATAACTACCGGCTGCTGAGGGAGTGCACCCTTCACGAACTCCACGAGGACGAGCtcttcctgctgctgctgcagaatGACCCCTCCCTGCTGCCAGAGGTaaaatacagcacacacacacacacacacacatacaattacaAAATGCCAGAAAAGTATATTCACTGTAGCTGTAGATGCTCCACCCAGCTTCCAATTTTTACACCATTTGGTCTGTTGGGCATATTACTGCTATACTTGAGGCCCTGTTGTCATATTACTGCTAGACTTGAGGCCCTGTTGGGCATATCCATTTGGTCTTGTCATATTACTGCTAGACTTGAGGCCCTTTGGTCTGGTCATATTACTGCTAGACTTGAGGCCCTGTTGGGCATATCTATTTGCTATGGTCATATTACTGCTAGACTTGAGGCCCTTTGGTCTGGTCATATTACTGCTAGACTTGAGGCCCTGTTGGGCATATCTATTTGGTATGGTCATATTATTGCTAGACTTGAGGCCCTTTGGTCTGGTCATATTACTGCTAAACTTGAGGCCCTGTTGGGCATATCTATTTGGTCTGGTCATATTACTGCTAGACTTGAGGCCCTGTTGGGCATATCTATTTGGTATGGTCATATTACTGCTAGACTTGAGGCCCTGTTGGGCATATCTATTTGGTATGGTCATATTACTGCTAGACTTGAG GCCCTGTTGGGCATATCCATTTGGTCTGATCATATTACTGCTAGACTTGAGGCCTTGTTGGGCATATCTATTCCGAGACACCTGAAACTATACAGTGCTAGACCTGTATATAAACACGCACTCACATACTCAATGAATCCCCTcaagaccaaacacacacactaa